One Mycobacteroides salmoniphilum DNA segment encodes these proteins:
- the mutM gene encoding bifunctional DNA-formamidopyrimidine glycosylase/DNA-(apurinic or apyrimidinic site) lyase, giving the protein MPELPEVEVVRRGLHHHLVGKTIASASVHHDRAVRRQPGGAVELTGLLAGQQISGTGRRGKYLWLMLGEGQALVVHLGMSGQMLIGPISRPQHLRIAATLDDGSVLSFVDQRTFGGWMVTDVVTVDGSELPEPVAHIARDPLDERFDVSAVVTRLRGKHTEIKRALLDQTVVSGVGNIYADEALWQARVHGRRLTDAMTRAKLTEVLDSAAGVMRLALAQGGTSFDDLYVNVNGESGYFERSLEAYGREGEPCRRCGRAMLREAFMNRSSYFCPSCQRLVEARK; this is encoded by the coding sequence GTGCCTGAGCTTCCCGAGGTGGAGGTGGTCCGCCGCGGACTGCACCATCACCTTGTCGGCAAGACCATCGCATCGGCATCTGTGCACCACGACCGGGCCGTGCGCAGGCAGCCCGGAGGCGCCGTCGAACTGACGGGACTGCTTGCCGGACAGCAGATCAGCGGTACGGGCCGCCGGGGCAAGTATCTGTGGCTCATGCTGGGCGAGGGACAGGCACTGGTGGTCCACCTGGGAATGAGCGGCCAAATGCTCATCGGACCCATCTCCAGGCCACAGCATTTACGTATTGCCGCGACGCTCGACGACGGATCGGTGCTGAGCTTCGTCGATCAGCGCACCTTCGGCGGCTGGATGGTGACCGATGTCGTCACCGTCGACGGGAGTGAACTCCCTGAGCCGGTCGCGCATATCGCGCGTGACCCGCTCGACGAACGGTTCGACGTATCGGCCGTGGTTACCCGGCTACGCGGTAAGCACACCGAGATCAAGCGCGCGCTGCTCGATCAGACCGTGGTGTCCGGTGTCGGGAACATTTACGCCGACGAGGCACTCTGGCAGGCGCGCGTACATGGACGCCGACTCACCGACGCCATGACCCGCGCCAAGCTCACCGAGGTGCTCGACAGCGCGGCGGGCGTCATGCGTTTGGCGCTCGCGCAGGGGGGCACCTCGTTCGACGATCTGTACGTGAATGTGAACGGCGAATCCGGTTACTTCGAGCGCTCTTTGGAGGCGTACGGACGCGAGGGTGAGCCGTGTCGCCGCTGCGGTCGCGCCATGCTCCGGGAGGCATTTATGAACCGGTCGTCGTACTTCTGCCCGAGCTGTCAACGGCTGGTTGAAGCCCGTAAATAG
- the kdpF gene encoding K(+)-transporting ATPase subunit F translates to MTVDVITNIVLIVLSAALVVYLVVALLDPERF, encoded by the coding sequence ATGACCGTCGATGTCATCACCAACATTGTGCTGATTGTCTTGTCGGCCGCACTCGTCGTGTATCTGGTGGTCGCGCTGCTCGACCCGGAAAGGTTCTAA
- the kdpA gene encoding potassium-transporting ATPase subunit KdpA, translating into MNSALAAGLQIGFVVLVLAIAYVPLGDYMARVFTGPHSLRASGSSTIKHSLVERLIYRTGRVDPDTEQTWVGYTLSLLGFSFASVMFLYLLQRIQGVLPLSGDLGAVSPAVAFNTAVSFVTNTNWQSYTPETTMTNLTQMIGLAVQNFVSAAVGLAVAVALIRGIVRTTSGGELGNFWVDLVRASLRILLPISFIVALILLSQGTIQSLYTHFTATGLDGTAQHIALAPVASQEAIKEVGTNGGGILAANSAHPFENPTPLSNIVEILAILIVPVCLTRTYSTMVGDKRQGLTILSVMATLFGGMLAVVTWAESSPRGVAAQAAGAMMEGKEVRFGIPTSSLFAVATTGTSTGAVDAAHDSFTAAGGGALILNMLFGEIAPGGVGTGLYGILVLAIIAVFVGGLLVGRTPEFLGKKIGRRQITMAALSVLVMPALVLIGTGISVALSTTPGYQGNSGDPGTPQSIHGFSEVLYAYASAANNNGSAFGGLTVTSHWFQASLGVAMLLGRFLPIIFTLALAGSLATQQRTPESAGTLHTHGPMFAGLHTGTVLLVAALTFFPALALGPIAEAVL; encoded by the coding sequence GTGAATTCCGCTCTGGCGGCCGGTCTTCAGATCGGCTTCGTCGTCTTGGTGCTCGCCATCGCTTACGTCCCGTTGGGGGACTACATGGCGCGCGTCTTCACGGGTCCTCATTCGCTTCGCGCAAGCGGATCATCGACCATCAAGCATTCGCTCGTCGAGCGTCTTATCTACCGCACGGGACGGGTGGATCCGGACACCGAGCAGACGTGGGTGGGCTACACCCTGTCACTGCTGGGGTTCTCGTTCGCGAGCGTGATGTTCCTCTATCTGCTGCAACGCATCCAGGGCGTCTTGCCCCTCTCGGGTGACCTGGGCGCGGTGAGTCCAGCCGTGGCCTTCAATACCGCCGTTTCGTTCGTCACGAACACCAACTGGCAGTCGTACACACCCGAGACCACCATGACCAACCTGACTCAGATGATCGGGTTGGCCGTGCAGAACTTCGTCTCGGCCGCAGTGGGGCTCGCGGTCGCGGTCGCACTGATCCGCGGCATCGTGCGGACGACATCCGGGGGCGAGCTTGGCAATTTCTGGGTCGACCTGGTGCGGGCAAGCCTGCGGATCCTGCTGCCGATTTCGTTCATCGTCGCGCTGATCTTGTTGTCGCAGGGCACCATTCAGTCCCTGTACACACACTTCACCGCCACCGGGCTGGACGGTACCGCGCAGCACATCGCCCTGGCCCCGGTCGCCTCGCAGGAGGCCATCAAGGAGGTCGGCACCAATGGTGGTGGCATTCTGGCCGCCAACTCCGCACACCCCTTCGAGAACCCGACACCGCTGAGCAATATCGTCGAGATCCTCGCCATCCTCATTGTCCCGGTCTGCCTGACCCGCACCTACTCGACGATGGTGGGTGACAAGCGTCAGGGTCTGACCATCCTCTCGGTAATGGCCACGCTCTTCGGCGGCATGCTGGCAGTCGTCACCTGGGCGGAGTCAAGCCCGCGTGGCGTTGCCGCGCAGGCAGCCGGCGCCATGATGGAGGGCAAGGAAGTCAGATTCGGCATCCCTACCAGCAGCTTGTTCGCGGTGGCGACCACCGGAACCTCCACGGGTGCAGTCGATGCCGCACATGACAGCTTCACCGCCGCCGGAGGTGGCGCGCTCATCCTGAACATGCTATTCGGCGAGATCGCACCCGGTGGTGTCGGAACCGGCCTGTACGGCATCCTGGTACTGGCCATCATCGCGGTGTTCGTCGGTGGCCTGTTGGTGGGCCGCACACCGGAGTTCCTCGGCAAGAAGATCGGCCGTCGCCAGATCACTATGGCCGCACTGTCGGTGCTCGTCATGCCGGCGCTCGTGCTCATCGGCACGGGTATCTCGGTGGCCCTCTCGACGACGCCCGGATACCAAGGCAACAGCGGTGATCCGGGCACCCCACAGTCTATTCACGGCTTCTCCGAGGTGTTGTACGCCTACGCCTCGGCCGCCAACAACAATGGCAGCGCCTTCGGTGGCCTCACGGTAACCAGCCACTGGTTCCAGGCTTCGCTCGGTGTGGCGATGTTGTTGGGCCGCTTCCTGCCCATCATCTTCACGCTGGCGCTGGCCGGATCGCTTGCGACTCAGCAGAGGACGCCGGAATCGGCCGGAACCCTGCACACCCACGGCCCCATGTTCGCCGGATTGCACACCGGCACAGTCCTCTTGGTGGCCGCACTCACCTTCTTCCCGGCGCTGGCGCTGGGACCGATCGCCGAGGCAGTCCTGTGA